The genomic region GTAAAGGACGCTGTGCTAATAAGCCTGCCATGCTAACATTGTGAGTTTGCTGGCTACGATAGTCTCTAGCCATAACTCTGTAGTGCATGCGCGGGCTTCTAATTGATGTGTTGTGAAAGTTTCAGATTTCACGTGGTATTGTGCATCTGAGAAATTACATTCGATTCCACTTGAAAGATGTATACAATTGTAATGCAAAGCAGAAGCGGCGATAGATTGAATGAATGTGACAAATATGGCGACTCCCAGAGAAGCGTGAAAATCGCAATCCACAAACGGGTCTAATTGCAAATGCTTTTCGTGTATTACTAGTGGTACACTTGATCCACATATTTAGTAATATGACTATAGTGGGATATGGCTAGTACACCTGCTCGTTGAAGCAGTAGGTTAAAGCTTAATTTAACACACGTATGTCTTTCATTTGTCTTCTCTTCCGCCATTTTTCAGACTGGCGgaggtttgtttggttgttataCAAGATGGCGGCTCCCATAGTGGCACTTTAAGGGTTGCTTCAAAGCTTTAACTGCAAGATGCAAACGTATAAAAAAATTATACGGACGCGCAATATAACTTATATGCTTTGAGTTGTGATGTCgtatacattttatatttagaGTGAGTAGCTATTAGGTGTATCATAATTCATTATTATAATTGCCGGCTTTTTGCGAAACGTCAGGAAAATGGCGACTTCCCTGGAGTTTACAATTACAATATTATTTTTTTCAAATGCATCGGGTTTGGGCCCAACATTCGATTGCACCTGCAGTTTTCACTCTGCACAATTTGTCATAGTTTTATCCTCACTTCGCAAGTATCAATAGACTTGATCAGAACTTGTCATCAATCTTGCTTTGGAGTTCTCGTTTTTTTGTTTAAACAACCGTTTTTTCCCCTGAAGAGGACATGACTGGTTCAGCTCTACAGCCACGATGGAAGCGGGTACTGGGATGGTCTGGCCCTGTCCCTCGACCCAGACATGGTCACAGAGCCGTTGCTATAAAGGAATTGATGGTTGTTTTTGGAGGAGGAAATGAAGGAATTGTGGATGAGTTGCATGTCTACAACACAGGTAAGATAACTTCACCATGCAGCCGAATCTGCATATTGCCAACTCTCCATACACTAATTTATTTGATAATAGCAATTACTGTAGGAGATGCGTAATTCTATTatacttttttcttcttctaatcCGATGGCCCCTCTATATGTTGCATTCGCCCGCTGTTGTCAGCAGCCTGTTTCGTGTAGTGTGCTGGAGATCAGATTTAGAGAAATGTAGTCTGACATTACCTGACAAACTGTCGCCGCCTGTTGGCAAAGAACGAAAAGCGCACAAATGAAAATGGCGCGCTAAAATAAAATGGACGACAGGAGCAGTGTTTTGAACACTCAATTATTGGATGCACTCAATTTCTGTTCACTTTACTGGACTGATATTGTCCCGAGTTACAAATGTAGTTATTTCAACATTTTGTTCCAAAGAAACACTTATGTAGTCAACATGCACAGTTATAAgtgttaaattattattattatatgtcaCGTTTTTGAGAGCGCAATGACGTTACACAGTTGAAATTTCAGTTGACGTTTTTAAACTTTGGGTTATGCAGATAAGTACAATGCATAGAACATACACATTTGTCAGAGATGCTTGGAACATGCTCAAGTAAATATTTACTCAAAAGAGCATTTGCTTCACATCATAGGCCTACCCAGCACTTGACCACCCAACAATGTCTATCTGTCTATACACAGACTAACCTCTATTTATTTAATCTAGCGACAAACCAATGGTTTATCCCTGCGGTTCGTGGTGATATTCCCCCTGGATGTGCTGCATATGGTTTTGTTTGTGATGGCACCCGGCTTCTGGTGTTTGGTGGAATGGTGGAATATGGAAAATACAGCAATGATCTCTATGAGCTACAGGTAATGGAATGCTTACACCACATTCTTGCTATAACATTGGTAGAGCTAAAGCCAGGGGTAAATGGCTGTCTTTAAGTACTTATAAATAGATTATGATTAATGGATTACAGCATGCTATCATCTTTTGCATATGCTTTTTTTTGTTCAGGCCAGCAGATGGGAATGGAAAAAGTTGAAAGCTAAGACTCCCAAAAATGGCCCACCTCCCTGTCCTCGACTTGGCCATAGTTTCTCGCTGGTGGGTAACAAGTGCTACTTGTTTGGAGGACTGGCTAATGACAGCGAGGACCCCAAAAACAACATCCCCAGGTACGGATGCCTTAAGAAGGAGATGTGAAATGTGACCAGTGGGGTAATGGGATAAATGATGCTGTGGAATGGAAGCAAACAGAGATTTTGTAGTAAGCAATTCGAAATACTTTCTGACTGAAATCTCTATTTTGTAACTAGATACCTGAATGATCTGTACACCCTGGAGCTTCGTGCTGGCTCCAGTGTTGTGGGCTGGGATATACCAATTACTTATGGTGTTTTGCCACCTCCTCGCGAGAGCCACACTGCCGTAGTGTACACAGAAAAGGACAGCAAGAAATCTCGCCTGATCATCTATGGAGGGATGAGTGGCTGTCGTCTGGGAGATCTATGGACACTTGACATCGGTAGGCTCCTGAGTTAACAGTATTACCATATTATTGTATATAATCACTCTTTGTCTCTTATTTGCATAAATCAGTCTAGTCGGTGTATTATCTAAATTATCCTGCTCTGTCTGCAGACACCCTGACCTGGACTAAGCCATCAGTGAATGGCACCGCACCTCTGCCCAGGAGTCTTCACTCTGCCACCACCATCACAAACAAGTGAGATCTCTCTGAATACCTGTTGAAATTATAAAAATGATATTATGATCATTTAGATGTCTGTAATAACAATTGGTTAAATCTCTCGGCAGTAGCCTATTTTTGATGACTGCTTGATTCTCATCTCTTTGTCTACCTCATTGTAGGATGTTTGTGTTTGGGGGATGGGTTCCCCTGGTTATGGATGATGTGAAGGTGGCCACACATGAGAAGGAATGGAAGTGCACAAACACACTGGCCTGCCTAAATCTTGGTTCGTCTCTCCGTTTTCAGTTATTGGTGCTACTACTTGCATTAAACCTTACACACTGATTGTTTCTCTAGATTTGATTTGTGTATTATGAATTGATCGACTCCAACAAACTCAGTCTGAGTGAACATTCATTGGTAAATGGCAGTGTCACCTGGTGGTCAAGTTATATTACTGTCAAAAAATCAAATGTAAACCTCACGTTTCTTTTTACCCCAGACTCCATGGCCTGGGAATCAGTGGTGATGGATACTCTGGAGGACAATATCCCAAGGGCCCGGGCAGGACATTGCTCTGTGGCCATCAACTCTAGGTTGTATGTCTGGAGTGGCCGTGACGGTTACCGTAAAGCATGGAACAACCAAGTCTGCTGTAAAGACCTCTGGTACCTTGAAACAGGTGAGTCAACTCCTATTTGCTCATTTACTCTGGTAAAGCAAGCCCACAGTATTTGCTCAACTGTGCTCTTGGTGAGGCTTTCTCTGCTTCTGTTGATTGATTATAAGATATGTGACCATTTTATGTTTTGGTTACAGAGAGGCCACACGCTCCCTCGAGAGTGCAGCTAGTCCGTGCCAACACCAACTCCCTGGAGGTAAGCTGGGGCGCTGTGTCCACTGCAGACACCTATCTGCTGCAGCTACAAAAGTACGACATTCCTGCTGCCACTGCTGTGACCTCGCCGGCCCTCAATGCCGCCACCTCTCTGCAAGGGAACTTGCCTAAGGGCCCAGCCACCACTGCTCCCTCTGCTCAGAACCTACCACACACAGGTATCACTATTGTGCCCCAGGCTTCTTCCCCTACAATCCTTCCCAACATTCCCAGAAGCCCGCTGGCTGCCTCCACAGCTCATGGGCCAGGTAAAACCATGGATGTCCTACTTGTTAAGTGGAGGTTGTTTGTACCATTTTATGGACTATTGTCACAGTTTTCATTGTTCATCTTTACAGCCCATTGTATTTTGATAACCGTATACCAAATGTTATGTAAAAAGCAGACCTCGAAGGCTCTATATACTGAACaggttttctgttgttttgacagCTATCTTGAAGGTTGCAGCGCCTCCGTCTGGCACGGGTACCTCCCTTGTCACTGTGCGACCCAACCAGGCTGGGAAATCCCCTGTCACACTTCTTCCAGGAGTTCGCATGGTTGTTCCTGCCCAGACCGCCCAAGGAACAGTATGGACAATTGTGAAATGGTTTTGTTATTCAAGGATAAAAAGTTGTCTCGAGAGTAATGCCAAGAGTATTGTCTCACTCGGGACTGTTTGTTTTTCTTTTAGCCAGTCGGCAGCAGCCCTCAGATGAGTGGCATGGCAGCTTTGGCTGCAGCTGCAGCAGCCACACAGAAGATCCCACCCTCTTCAAGCACTGTACTCAACATTCCAGCAGGTGCCACCCTTGTCAAAACCATGGCTGGCTCCACCACAGTCAAAATGGCATCTCCTCTCATGGTAAGACTCATCAAATATcagtctgtttaaaaaaaaaaaaaagaaactcaATTGCAGAATGTATGGGTTTGTCAGGTAGTCTCTGTCATGGCCCAGTTTAGAATTTACACCCATAACACAGTTCGTATCTTCCAGGTTAGTAACCCAGCCACTCGCATGCTGAAGACAGCTGCAGCTCAGGTGGGCACAGCGACCGTATCGTCACCCAACTTGCCCAACAGACCTATCATCACTGTGCACAAGTCGGGCACGGTTACCGTAGCCCAACAACACCAGGTGGTTACCACCATGGTGGGAGGAGTCACCAAGACCATCACCCTGGTCAAGAGCCCCCTCACAATGGGAGGCAGCGGCACTTTGGTGAGAGAACTAGACAGTCTTACAGGACACGGAGGGGAGGGAATACAGGCAGAAGGTTGTGAGAAATGTCTCTCCTTATACAAGATCTCGCTCCTTAAGAATTTGATATGCATGCTGTGAACTGAGGAATAGTTTCACACTTTGgctagttttttgttgttgtcccccACACGTATCAGATTAATCTTATATGGCCTAGGCATGAACCCGTGATAGAAGATGTGGCTGTGGAAACGTCCAAGATAAGGAACAGCTTGAGTTCATAGATCTGCACGACTGTCAGGGTCAGTTAGATTGGCTGTATTCACAGTTCAGCCGTACTCCGTTCAGTTGtccacatgacactgatctcCTGGCGCCAAATACTGTGATGTTTTCTGGTCAGCAGATCTCCAACCTTGGCAAGATGATGTCTGTGGTACAAACCAAGCCAGTGCAGACATCTGCTGTTACAGGCCAGGCTTCCACTAACCCTCTCACACAGCTCATACAGGTCAGCTATCTGCATGAGAGCAGGAGAAGGAGGTAGCTAAAACTCCATGGGCAGGCTCAGCCTTCTTTCAGTTGATCATGTTCATAATCCACTTTGTCTCCCGTAGACCAAGGGTTCTCTCCCTGCCGGCACCATACTGAAGCTGGTGACCTCAGCGGACGGCAagcccaccaccatcatcaccacatcCCAGGCGGGAGGAACCGGGAACAAACCCACCATCCTGAACATCAGCGGCATGTCGCCCACCACAACCAAACAGGGTACCACCATCATCAAGACCATCCCTATGTCTGCTATTATGACCCAGCCTGGAGCCACAGGTCAGAACCCACTGGCTTCATGTTTCAGGGACAATTCAGCACAATACAAGAGGACCATATACTGACAGTTTGTTTTGTTGCTAACAGTGACCAGCAGCACAGGGAAGACGCCCTATACCATCATCAGCACCAAGATGATGACCACTGGCACTCCAGGCAAAATCATCACTACCATGCCCAAGCTTGGCACTGCAACTGGCCAGCAAGGGCTGACACAGGTACCTCACAGAAATGATGACCCTTACAACCTCTTGTAGAATATGCATATATATGTTTATGCATAATATTTATAGGCTATGTGAAACCATTTAAGATGTTTCAGTTTTGACATTGGTGCCTTTTTTTACTTTTAAATGTCACATGGCATTTTATATTTAGTTACATTTGATAAATATCATACGGCTAAGTACAGCAGTGTTTGGAGCAGTTGAAATGCATGCATACCTCTGGGGACTATATTTGAATCTTCACTGATGAATAGTGCTACCAATAGCTGTATCAAATGTCTTGCCCCAGTGGAAGAGTgtaatagtgccccctagcttctcaattatattattttaCCTCCCCTTTGGTTTTTATAGGTGGTTTTGAAGGGAGCCCCGGGCCAACCTGGCACCATTCTGCGCACTGTACCCATGGGTGGAGTCAGACTCGTCACCCCGGTCACGATGTCTTCTGTCAAGCCCAATATAACTACACTGGTCGTCAAGGGAACAACTGGTATGGATAACATTTTCATAATTATTAACAGGTGCTGTCTGTTAAATTCACAAGTATGCGGCTAAAAACAAAATCACACATAGTTCCAGCTGTCTGCCCCTTGTTGAGTTAGTACTTTGTTCGTTCCCCTAGGTGTCACCACCCTGGGGACTGTCACAGGGACAGTCTCCTCCAGTCTGGCAGGGAGCATTGTAGCCAGTGCCAATGCCTCTCTGGCAACTCCAATCACCACCCTTGGCACCATCGCCACCCTGTCCAGCCAAGTTATCAACCCCACTGCCATCACTGTGTCAGCAGCCCAGACCAGTCTGACCACAGCTACTACCCTTTCCGCTTCCACCATGGTAAGCCGACTGTGCTATTCTTTAATACAGATATGTAGCTATAGCTCCAATTATGTTCTTGAGAATTGGGACATGAAATGTCATGCTGTACAATGTGGAGAACTTTTTGATTGGGTTTTCTCCATCATAATCAATACCTGATGTGCTCTCATTGCAGTCAGCAAACCAGCCTACCCAGGTGACTCTCATCACCACCCCCAGCGGGGTTGAGGCCCAGCCAGTGCAGGACCTGCCTGTGTCCTTCCTGGCCTCCCCCACCTCTGAGCAGCCCTCTTCCACTGAGGTCGGGGATGTCCCTGGCACTGTCACCATGGTCTGCTCCAACCCCCCCTGTGAGACCCATGAAACAGGAACCACCAACACCGCAACCACAGCCTCCTCCGATATAGGTGGGGTGCAGAGGGTCTGCTCCAACCCCCCCTGTGAGACCCACGAGACGGGCACCACCAACACCACAACGACCGCCTCCACCAACATGGGCGGGGCAATGAGGGTGTGTACAAGCCCTCCATCAGAGACTCACGAGATGGGCACCACTAACACCTCAACCATCACCCACTCCATCATGGGGTCTAACCAAATGGGCACTGTCCAGAGTAGCTCATCTTCTCACCCcccatctctgtcctctccccctcagacGACCACCTCTTCTTCCCCCGGAACCGCCACAGGCAACCAGGGACCAGAGAACCTGAGCACCGGCACCACATTCACCCCCACCACGGCATGCTCCAACATGGGCTCAGCCCAAACCGGAACTGTGCAGAGTCCCAAGCCAGCCGTGGGCTCTACGATGTGCTTAAACCCACCCTGCGAGACACCTGAAACAGGCACAACCAACACTGCCACTCAGTCCTTGTCCAGCATGGGTAATGGGCAGACTGGCACTGTACAGAGGGTGTGCTCAAACCCACCCTGCGAGACTCACGAAACTGGGACCACCAGCACCCCGTCCCAGGCCATCTCAAACATGGCCGGGAACCAGACAGGGACGGCGCAGAGGGTGTGTTCCAACCCCCCCTGTGAAACCCACGAGACTGGCACCACCAACACGGCAACTACTGCCACAGGTATACcgttagaatagatactgttTTTTAAAATGGTTTTATTTTAATGTTTAGGGCTATATTTAATGCCATGTGTTTCCTACGGCAGATGGAGCAGACAGTGCCACCAGCAGTACAGAGACTCCTTCCACCACTGCATCAGAAACAACCCCAGCCACCATCCAGAGCAGAGCCATCACTACTGTGACTCAGTCCACACCAGCCCCGGGGCCCTCAGTACCTGTAAAGAAACCCCTAACTGAACTAACAATGCTTTGACATTCTATACTCTACTGATAGCATAACAATTGTGGAATTGCTAGTGTAAGAGTTTAGTTCAGAATTACTCACTGGCATGGTTAGGCAAATTATCAGCAACTAATGCCCAAAATCAATAATGTATGGAAATAATTGATTCATCTGGTCTATTTTGAGAATTTGCACTCATTAATTTCTACCCTTTTTATCTCCAGTCCATTTTGTCGATCACTGAGGGTGCTGCGGGTTCCACAGAAGAGCCCATGCAGACAGACGCGGccatggaggggggagagacagctATGGAGACTGGGCTGTCCCCAGAGCTGTCAGAgggacagatggggacag from Oncorhynchus kisutch isolate 150728-3 linkage group LG5, Okis_V2, whole genome shotgun sequence harbors:
- the LOC109890951 gene encoding host cell factor 1 isoform X1, producing the protein MTGSALQPRWKRVLGWSGPVPRPRHGHRAVAIKELMVVFGGGNEGIVDELHVYNTATNQWFIPAVRGDIPPGCAAYGFVCDGTRLLVFGGMVEYGKYSNDLYELQASRWEWKKLKAKTPKNGPPPCPRLGHSFSLVGNKCYLFGGLANDSEDPKNNIPRYLNDLYTLELRAGSSVVGWDIPITYGVLPPPRESHTAVVYTEKDSKKSRLIIYGGMSGCRLGDLWTLDIDTLTWTKPSVNGTAPLPRSLHSATTITNKMFVFGGWVPLVMDDVKVATHEKEWKCTNTLACLNLDSMAWESVVMDTLEDNIPRARAGHCSVAINSRLYVWSGRDGYRKAWNNQVCCKDLWYLETERPHAPSRVQLVRANTNSLEVSWGAVSTADTYLLQLQKYDIPAATAVTSPALNAATSLQGNLPKGPATTAPSAQNLPHTGITIVPQASSPTILPNIPRSPLAASTAHGPAILKVAAPPSGTGTSLVTVRPNQAGKSPVTLLPGVRMVVPAQTAQGTPVGSSPQMSGMAALAAAAAATQKIPPSSSTVLNIPAGATLVKTMAGSTTVKMASPLMVSNPATRMLKTAAAQVGTATVSSPNLPNRPIITVHKSGTVTVAQQHQVVTTMVGGVTKTITLVKSPLTMGGSGTLISNLGKMMSVVQTKPVQTSAVTGQASTNPLTQLIQTKGSLPAGTILKLVTSADGKPTTIITTSQAGGTGNKPTILNISGMSPTTTKQGTTIIKTIPMSAIMTQPGATVTSSTGKTPYTIISTKMMTTGTPGKIITTMPKLGTATGQQGLTQVVLKGAPGQPGTILRTVPMGGVRLVTPVTMSSVKPNITTLVVKGTTGVTTLGTVTGTVSSSLAGSIVASANASLATPITTLGTIATLSSQVINPTAITVSAAQTSLTTATTLSASTMSANQPTQVTLITTPSGVEAQPVQDLPVSFLASPTSEQPSSTEVGDVPGTVTMVCSNPPCETHETGTTNTATTASSDIGGVQRVCSNPPCETHETGTTNTTTTASTNMGGAMRTTTSSSPGTATGNQGPENLSTGTTFTPTTACSNMGSAQTGTVQSPKPAVGSTMCLNPPCETPETGTTNTATQSLSSMGNGQTGTVQRVCSNPPCETHETGTTSTPSQAISNMAGNQTGTAQRVCSNPPCETHETGTTNTATTATDGADSATSSTETPSTTASETTPATIQSRAITTVTQSTPAPGPSVPSILSITEGAAGSTEEPMQTDAAMEGGETAMETGLSPELSEGQMGTGLSAEELAVTAAAEAAAQAAATEEAQALAIQAVLQAAQQTVMNEGDSGSTGQQAITIPIVLTQQELAALVQQQHQLQEAQAQAQAQAQAQAQQQGNAQALPTEGLAPADSLNDPASESNGHPEMAAAVSSAVASLLPRTSTETLAPSSTFSVASPAKLQAAVAEVANGIEGGKLNPQPAPIKTLVKKENQWFDVGIVKVTNMVVTHFFIPEDDSQVEDDSGAIPDYNQMKKMELQPGTAYKFRVAGINTCGRGFFSEISAFKTCLPGFPGAPCAIKISKSPDGAHLTWEPPSVTSGKIIEYSVYLAIQSTQTAEPKASTPAQLAFMRVYCGPNPSCLVQSSSLSNAHIDYTTKPAIIFRIAARNEKGYGPATQVRWLQESSKDGASAKLVPKRPVSSPDAKAAGQKKARTDP
- the LOC109890951 gene encoding host cell factor 1 isoform X3 — protein: MTGSALQPRWKRVLGWSGPVPRPRHGHRAVAIKELMVVFGGGNEGIVDELHVYNTATNQWFIPAVRGDIPPGCAAYGFVCDGTRLLVFGGMVEYGKYSNDLYELQASRWEWKKLKAKTPKNGPPPCPRLGHSFSLVGNKCYLFGGLANDSEDPKNNIPRYLNDLYTLELRAGSSVVGWDIPITYGVLPPPRESHTAVVYTEKDSKKSRLIIYGGMSGCRLGDLWTLDIDTLTWTKPSVNGTAPLPRSLHSATTITNKMFVFGGWVPLVMDDVKVATHEKEWKCTNTLACLNLDSMAWESVVMDTLEDNIPRARAGHCSVAINSRLYVWSGRDGYRKAWNNQVCCKDLWYLETERPHAPSRVQLVRANTNSLEVSWGAVSTADTYLLQLQKYDIPAATAVTSPALNAATSLQGNLPKGPATTAPSAQNLPHTGITIVPQASSPTILPNIPRSPLAASTAHGPAILKVAAPPSGTGTSLVTVRPNQAGKSPVTLLPGVRMVVPAQTAQGTPVGSSPQMSGMAALAAAAAATQKIPPSSSTVLNIPAGATLVKTMAGSTTVKMASPLMVSNPATRMLKTAAAQVGTATVSSPNLPNRPIITVHKSGTVTVAQQHQVVTTMVGGVTKTITLVKSPLTMGGSGTLTKGSLPAGTILKLVTSADGKPTTIITTSQAGGTGNKPTILNISGMSPTTTKQGTTIIKTIPMSAIMTQPGATVTSSTGKTPYTIISTKMMTTGTPGKIITTMPKLGTATGQQGLTQVVLKGAPGQPGTILRTVPMGGVRLVTPVTMSSVKPNITTLVVKGTTGVTTLGTVTGTVSSSLAGSIVASANASLATPITTLGTIATLSSQVINPTAITVSAAQTSLTTATTLSASTMSANQPTQVTLITTPSGVEAQPVQDLPVSFLASPTSEQPSSTEVGDVPGTVTMVCSNPPCETHETGTTNTATTASSDIGGVQRVCSNPPCETHETGTTNTTTTASTNMGGAMRTTTSSSPGTATGNQGPENLSTGTTFTPTTACSNMGSAQTGTVQSPKPAVGSTMCLNPPCETPETGTTNTATQSLSSMGNGQTGTVQRVCSNPPCETHETGTTSTPSQAISNMAGNQTGTAQRVCSNPPCETHETGTTNTATTATDGADSATSSTETPSTTASETTPATIQSRAITTVTQSTPAPGPSVPSILSITEGAAGSTEEPMQTDAAMEGGETAMETGLSPELSEGQMGTGLSAEELAVTAAAEAAAQAAATEEAQALAIQAVLQAAQQTVMNEGDSGSTGQQAITIPIVLTQQELAALVQQQHQLQEAQAQAQAQAQAQAQQQGNAQALPTEGLAPADSLNDPASESNGHPEMAAAVSSAVASLLPRTSTETLAPSSTFSVASPAKLQAAVAEVANGIEGGKLNPQPAPIKTLVKKENQWFDVGIVKVTNMVVTHFFIPEDDSQVEDDSGAIPDYNQMKKMELQPGTAYKFRVAGINTCGRGFFSEISAFKTCLPGFPGAPCAIKISKSPDGAHLTWEPPSVTSGKIIEYSVYLAIQSTQTAEPKASTPAQLAFMRVYCGPNPSCLVQSSSLSNAHIDYTTKPAIIFRIAARNEKGYGPATQVRWLQESSKDGASAKLVPKRPVSSPDAKAAGQKKARTDP
- the LOC109890951 gene encoding host cell factor 1 isoform X2 → MTGSALQPRWKRVLGWSGPVPRPRHGHRAVAIKELMVVFGGGNEGIVDELHVYNTATNQWFIPAVRGDIPPGCAAYGFVCDGTRLLVFGGMVEYGKYSNDLYELQASRWEWKKLKAKTPKNGPPPCPRLGHSFSLVGNKCYLFGGLANDSEDPKNNIPRYLNDLYTLELRAGSSVVGWDIPITYGVLPPPRESHTAVVYTEKDSKKSRLIIYGGMSGCRLGDLWTLDIDTLTWTKPSVNGTAPLPRSLHSATTITNKMFVFGGWVPLVMDDVKVATHEKEWKCTNTLACLNLDSMAWESVVMDTLEDNIPRARAGHCSVAINSRLYVWSGRDGYRKAWNNQVCCKDLWYLETERPHAPSRVQLVRANTNSLEVSWGAVSTADTYLLQLQKYDIPAATAVTSPALNAATSLQGNLPKGPATTAPSAQNLPHTAILKVAAPPSGTGTSLVTVRPNQAGKSPVTLLPGVRMVVPAQTAQGTPVGSSPQMSGMAALAAAAAATQKIPPSSSTVLNIPAGATLVKTMAGSTTVKMASPLMVSNPATRMLKTAAAQVGTATVSSPNLPNRPIITVHKSGTVTVAQQHQVVTTMVGGVTKTITLVKSPLTMGGSGTLISNLGKMMSVVQTKPVQTSAVTGQASTNPLTQLIQTKGSLPAGTILKLVTSADGKPTTIITTSQAGGTGNKPTILNISGMSPTTTKQGTTIIKTIPMSAIMTQPGATVTSSTGKTPYTIISTKMMTTGTPGKIITTMPKLGTATGQQGLTQVVLKGAPGQPGTILRTVPMGGVRLVTPVTMSSVKPNITTLVVKGTTGVTTLGTVTGTVSSSLAGSIVASANASLATPITTLGTIATLSSQVINPTAITVSAAQTSLTTATTLSASTMSANQPTQVTLITTPSGVEAQPVQDLPVSFLASPTSEQPSSTEVGDVPGTVTMVCSNPPCETHETGTTNTATTASSDIGGVQRVCSNPPCETHETGTTNTTTTASTNMGGAMRTTTSSSPGTATGNQGPENLSTGTTFTPTTACSNMGSAQTGTVQSPKPAVGSTMCLNPPCETPETGTTNTATQSLSSMGNGQTGTVQRVCSNPPCETHETGTTSTPSQAISNMAGNQTGTAQRVCSNPPCETHETGTTNTATTATDGADSATSSTETPSTTASETTPATIQSRAITTVTQSTPAPGPSVPSILSITEGAAGSTEEPMQTDAAMEGGETAMETGLSPELSEGQMGTGLSAEELAVTAAAEAAAQAAATEEAQALAIQAVLQAAQQTVMNEGDSGSTGQQAITIPIVLTQQELAALVQQQHQLQEAQAQAQAQAQAQAQQQGNAQALPTEGLAPADSLNDPASESNGHPEMAAAVSSAVASLLPRTSTETLAPSSTFSVASPAKLQAAVAEVANGIEGGKLNPQPAPIKTLVKKENQWFDVGIVKVTNMVVTHFFIPEDDSQVEDDSGAIPDYNQMKKMELQPGTAYKFRVAGINTCGRGFFSEISAFKTCLPGFPGAPCAIKISKSPDGAHLTWEPPSVTSGKIIEYSVYLAIQSTQTAEPKASTPAQLAFMRVYCGPNPSCLVQSSSLSNAHIDYTTKPAIIFRIAARNEKGYGPATQVRWLQESSKDGASAKLVPKRPVSSPDAKAAGQKKARTDP